Sequence from the Aspergillus nidulans FGSC A4 chromosome III genome:
TAGAGGATACTGTTAAGTAGAGCTTCTAGGTCTAGTAAGTCTGCTTTGCAGAGGAGTACTGTAGTAGGGGTAGTCTTATAGACtaggataatagccagggctgctaTGTAGAAGAGAGAAAGTAAGAagttaactacccctttttattatttacctatatagaagacttctgccctgtacagagctgttagaagaatatactatataattACTGCCTATATAGAGGCTACTAGGCAGCTATACTAGATATTACTAAGTCTCTTTAGATACTGGGCAAGTTATTTCCCACAGCTAAAGACTAAATTAATataggctttaaaagtaagctttgtatctagaagaactcctaactaatatatatataagatagtataatctcccctatactAGGTAGGGTAATTATAGAGAGATACTGCTGCTactttctagagaagtattatatctttattttctctattaAGAAAAaaaggcctgtctctgtccctagagTAGTAATTTACTTATAAGCCTCTACTAGTTATTATAAACTCTCTTCTAGGGTATTTCTAGTTAATAATATGACCTATATTATCTGTATAGTAGAAAGAGTcctctaaggtagagactattcttgcttATATATAGTAGGAAGAGTATTAAGGATAGGagggatccctgggggagtctATCTTTAATTAGTACTATAGTAGTACCTTCTTTAATATAAATAGATATAGAGTagccagtaagccagtccttaagtagctaGAATAAGTCTTTATACTATCCTTATAGGTataagtaagaaaggagctgttagTATATTACAGTATTAAATACCCCTTTTtatatctagtaggagtagtaaagcatcttttccctgttaaAAGGCCTCTTCTACTCTATAAATAAGAACCTGGACTAGGTTAATAGTAGAGTATCCTAGCAGGGCCTTGAAGTAGTAGGGGGCTAGTATATCTACCTAAATTACTTTTATAGCTATCTACTATACTAGGAGGTATtctaggcctttacctagggtagagaggaggctaattagCTGCCAGGtattgagttgggtatagtccTTCTTTCCTAGTTttagtaatattattacctttgctaACTTCAGGCTTAGTAGAAAGCAGtcttcctctatatacctgtAGTATagttatataattatatccCCTAGtacaggccagagctccctctaAGTAGTAGTAGTAAGTCTGTCCTCCCTAGGGGTAGACAGGGGTAGGGCATagagagcagcccagcagtgctcttttgttggcaggtaTAGTAagcccaggggcttgtttaggggtccctcttctatctaatttggaagcagggcccccttctctaagagGTAATTAAGAAAGGtgtctgccttgccctgtagGGTAGTAATCTATACCCCTTATATATTTAGGggaagagcagcaagctAGTCTAGATATTATATCTATTTAGCAAGTTtaaatatatctataggTACTATAGCTTATTTAATTTGCTGCTTCTAGTATTTAGCCTTTACCTATATAATAGCCTTCTAGAGCTGTTTATAATCAGGGTTTTATTACTATCTTGTTTAGTATAGTATGTCTATTAATTCTGGAGTCTACCATAGGGTCCTGGAGAGTCTAtaagtattatatcttaaTATACCTTATATTAcaagctgggatatctggactaGTTATCTAGCTAGTAGGTTAATTAGTAAGGTTAGGTCAGgcaggcttgccagggctctggctttctcctagTTAGTAGATCTAAGCTTATATATAGGcaagggctcttcttgttctaGTATTATTCTAATTATTGCATAGttacttggagtctttagatggtcttctactagggcccttagtagtaggttagagaagacaaggtctagggtatTTAGTCTACAGGTAGGGGTGCCTGGCTTGAGGCAAAGTTCTAGCTTATAGGTATTAAGCTagtctaataatcctgttATGCCAGGTATAATAGTATAAGACTTAGTATCTGGCTACCAGAATAGGTACTGGGTATTAAAGTCTTCTGCTAGGATAGTATTCTCTAGGGGTGTATATTCTAGAAGTATAGAAAATATAGAAGGTATTAAGCTAGTACTAGCAGGGGTAACTGGGTTATTAGGAGGGCAGTAGATATtaataatagtaaggcctgctATATAGATTATAGTAATATCTAGTAAGATTAGTTCTAGGAGGGAATAGGCTGGGAGAtctctttatatatatattagagtcctgggtctggcagtctATCAGGTTaggggactgaacagctgatattaTAGGTAGGTCTTAGTTAGGTACTTTACTatatttgtccaaggttcttggataagaataatatctgcttcaaagaAGAGTAGCAGGTTATATATAATacccccccttcctatattagcttataGTATTTTTATAGTTTAGGGGGGGTCAGGGTTTAgtttaagagctcctagGTaagctgtcttgtaggctaGTTTATAGTATAAGTATTAtctatttattatttaaagctttcttctgctttcttctgctcctgttagAAGGCAAGCTAGCCTGCCTTATAGATAGCAGCTAGAGTATCTTTTAAGAGGCAGGTAATAGTATTTCTCTGGATATAAGGTCTAGCTAGGTATTTTTAGAAGTCTACTATATACAGGCTGCAGCAGttaatatactatatatagtagtTATATTCCTACTTTAAGGATCTATAGAAGATATAGTATTTACTAGAGTAGTAGGCTTGTATATTATAGAAGCAGTAGTATTAGGTATATTATAAAGGCCTTTGCTTAGGGCAGGTAGGCCTTGATAGGCTggacaggccaaagagttgTAAGGGGTATTATAGCCTTTTTAGAAAGGCTATAACTGCTGtaatagagtccctctctactagGTATTTTAAGAATTTGGTTATAAGTAGTTTAATACTAGTAATATACTCTACTTTATTGCTGATATCTATAATTATaatatctatctatctatctagggaccagagttgtttcaGGATCTAGGAGACAATAACCTAGTAATACTCTGTTAATATTTCAAAGTATctatccccagctaggcttgcagccttctttaATagtaagaagaccttgccttgttcagttATAGTAATTATATATCCTGTTAATATTACTTATACCTGTATAATCCTATCCAGAACTTTCCCTATAAGGGTAACCTAGATACTATATAGTCTAATAGCCcagaggctagaggaggctgggaggtggaggaagatatagtAGTTAGTCTTATTTAACTGCTTTAGCTTTTGTTATGCTAGTTACTTagcttgtatatagtatTCTAGGgtaatagtttgccagttctcctgaccagctcttagggctgtcagggatgccTAGGTTATAGGCTGCAAGATTTGCCTCTTTAGGGGGCCTttgcaagcttcaggagtaggAGGTTAGTTTAgctgttctatctgcctAGATAGCTATGGGGGTGCAACTGCTGTTATTAGAGGAATCTGCTAAGAAgagtcctgttttgctagAGACTACTTAATCTAGCTGCAAGCCCCcaggccaggtctcttgggcagCCCTagggagagaggagacagttagatctaaAGCTTTGGCAAGAGAGGTtattgctagtttccaattatttaagaaggactagctggttgtctgctaccatgctgacctgctcaCAGATTAATAGGGCTTGCAGCAAATAGGATATAGGGACCAGAGCTGCAGTAggagtcttctgtggggagaataaggcccttctcttcagggagttccggggtaggggggtcagggtggtaggtcctgaggggggttcagagttttcacccaggagcggagtccccggacgggctccgcctgggggggagtcatccacctccatggggtggagggaatgatcaATGAGCAAAGCataagagatcagttattagagcagtagggggccctgttctcccctcgtcgtggtgAAGCCAGCTgtcgtttcgtttcgtttcgtttcgttttattatttaacgtcactcggcggatcacgtggcccacgtgatctgcggcctcccagggggcatctggacgtgctacctaaacaaaactgcctaggaactagctagatacaggtttgaagcagcaactatggacaatatatgttggaaatgagcggaagaagcacccggcgctgccctggctaggtcttcgagggcagatgcccgtttcgactacctatagattggggggaggggccggaccctttatccaggtagatgtgtggactgtcgcactatcaagcgctccggcgggcccagttcgggcatatatccttgaagaaggatgattcttgcatgatgcggctgaattcttcagccccggcagctgtacttaagagccagtctattgtttttgacgggccgtcccttatacatctccatctatctttccagcgctttctggtgtatgggcagaagaagaagtgcactggggtcttggtcctaccacaagagcagctctccaggtagtctgagtggttgaag
This genomic interval carries:
- a CDS encoding uncharacterized protein (transcript_id=CADANIAT00005323) — its product is MSIRELLGLPGLLCRREKALKVGRKSPLRYRVASITIYYTRRPELPLSSSSIGKSSKLV